In a single window of the Niabella ginsenosidivorans genome:
- the infA gene encoding translation initiation factor IF-1 — protein MSKQPLIKQDGVIVEALSNAMFRVKLDNGHEVLATISGKMRMHYIRIMPGDKVGLEMSPYDLTRGRINFRYRN, from the coding sequence ATGTCAAAACAACCATTAATAAAACAGGACGGTGTAATTGTAGAAGCCTTGTCCAATGCGATGTTCAGGGTGAAACTGGATAACGGGCATGAGGTTTTGGCAACAATTTCCGGTAAAATGAGGATGCACTATATCCGCATTATGCCCGGAGATAAAGTGGGATTGGAAATGTCTCCTTATGACTTAACCCGGGGGAGAATTAACTTCCGCTACAGGAATTAA
- a CDS encoding outer membrane beta-barrel protein, which translates to MKKIVLSIFSLAVIAGANAQSGTVLVGGNVDFNSRSFKDSSGNKDNMNYFQFSPTIGYQFNDNWTVGVVGSVSTTKNSSIAESDDVIGISGIQYDDKVKTTAWGVGPFVRYTAPLSDIFSVYGQLQGQYQSSQVKYDGKNLDSEKRNGFNVGFFPAVFINVKNGFGLNFNIGGIEYTSMKYKQSQDKVNNFNITFGRSVGIGISKNF; encoded by the coding sequence ATGAAAAAAATCGTATTGAGCATTTTTTCCCTTGCTGTAATAGCAGGCGCCAATGCACAAAGTGGAACAGTGTTAGTGGGTGGTAACGTAGACTTTAATTCCCGCTCTTTTAAAGACAGCTCCGGTAACAAGGACAACATGAACTACTTCCAGTTTTCGCCGACCATTGGCTATCAGTTTAACGATAACTGGACCGTTGGTGTTGTGGGCTCTGTCAGCACTACTAAAAACTCGAGCATCGCAGAAAGTGATGATGTCATCGGTATTAGTGGCATACAATATGACGATAAGGTGAAGACCACTGCATGGGGCGTGGGTCCTTTTGTACGTTACACGGCGCCTTTAAGTGATATTTTCTCTGTTTATGGTCAGTTGCAGGGGCAATACCAGTCTTCTCAGGTAAAATACGATGGTAAGAATTTAGATTCTGAAAAGAGAAATGGTTTTAATGTTGGTTTCTTTCCTGCTGTTTTTATCAACGTTAAAAATGGCTTTGGCCTGAACTTTAATATTGGCGGAATTGAATATACATCCATGAAATACAAACAGAGCCAGGATAAAGTAAACAACTTTAATATCACTTTTGGCCGTTCTGTAGGAATTGGTATTTCCAAGAACTTCTGA
- a CDS encoding phosphoenolpyruvate carboxylase: MDVVASQSVQRFKNDVGVRFQLYNSLFTSLPFHKIEKTGILLSLLSNMCEEGYEKGLSPVEILEDFFSRHTSFTTPRERLDLLFRLVQYVERQVVLFDALEDASYKKINDFNGPGTLKQLMSAVAQNNKEAQLDKVLEDFCVRLVLTAHPTQFYPGSVLGIIRDLSNALVKNDASEINTLLQQLGKTPFFKKNKPTPFDEAVSLIWYLENVFYPAAGRILSELKNQFPDVATDKHTLIKMGFWPGGDRDGNPFVTTDTTLQVAAALRAAILKCYYFDVRRLKRRLTFHDVEDIMSDLERRLYEEVFIPGHEAKITDKEIISILEGVKKIVNERANGLFVSRIQDLISKIEIFGLHFASLDIRQDSSIHEKVFSQVAASQSGILPENYDDLGEKEKVKLLLNLKPLGASSIFKDDVVRDTVEVVNAICSIQKSNGEQGCNRYIISHATSVLSIIEVIGLFKLNGISSQEMNVDIVPLFETIDDLQNAGDIMKTLYSLPEYKAHLGRRGKTQTIMLGFSDGTKDGGYLMANWCIYRAKEELTRITRQYGFDVIFFDGRGGPPSRGGGKTHKFYASMGRNISNKEIQLTIQGQTVSANFGIIDSAQFNIEQLINAGVSSSLFSDRYPPLNGKQEQLLQELSSYGFDAYIKLKNHPQLANYLYEISPLRFYSETNIGSRPAKRGKQTSISLGDLRAIPFSGAWSQLKQNVPGFFGVGTALKQMEYIGRFDELKQLYNDSLYFKTLLDNCEMAMSKSYFPITAYIAKDQQFGDIWKMIYDEFVLTKQYIYKLTGHDTLMASYPVDKLSIRMRERIVMPLVTIQQYALVQLREGNDDKEESLHEVLGKLVMRCSFGIINAGRNSA, from the coding sequence ATGGATGTGGTAGCGAGTCAGTCCGTTCAGCGCTTTAAGAATGATGTTGGCGTTCGATTTCAATTATACAATAGTTTATTTACTTCTTTACCCTTTCATAAAATTGAAAAGACCGGGATTTTATTATCACTGCTGTCCAATATGTGTGAAGAGGGCTATGAAAAAGGGCTGAGCCCTGTCGAAATTCTGGAAGATTTTTTTAGCCGGCACACTTCTTTTACCACGCCCAGGGAGCGGCTGGATCTATTGTTCCGGCTGGTGCAATATGTAGAGCGCCAGGTGGTTTTATTTGATGCACTGGAAGATGCCTCCTATAAAAAAATAAATGACTTTAATGGCCCCGGTACGTTAAAACAGCTGATGTCTGCAGTAGCTCAAAATAACAAGGAGGCTCAGTTGGATAAAGTGCTGGAAGATTTTTGCGTGCGGTTGGTGCTAACAGCGCATCCTACCCAGTTTTATCCGGGTTCTGTGCTGGGTATTATCAGGGACCTGAGCAATGCCCTGGTTAAAAATGATGCCAGTGAAATAAATACACTGTTACAGCAGTTGGGTAAAACGCCTTTTTTTAAAAAAAACAAACCCACGCCTTTTGACGAAGCGGTAAGTCTTATCTGGTATCTTGAAAATGTTTTTTATCCGGCAGCAGGCCGTATTCTCAGCGAGTTAAAAAACCAGTTCCCGGATGTTGCTACAGACAAGCATACACTCATAAAAATGGGCTTTTGGCCCGGTGGCGACAGGGATGGAAATCCTTTTGTTACTACTGATACCACGCTGCAGGTAGCTGCGGCGCTACGCGCGGCTATTTTGAAATGCTATTACTTTGATGTGCGCAGGCTAAAACGCCGGCTGACTTTTCATGATGTAGAAGACATTATGAGCGATCTGGAACGCCGCCTGTATGAGGAGGTATTCATTCCGGGGCATGAAGCCAAAATAACCGATAAAGAAATTATATCCATACTGGAAGGGGTAAAGAAAATCGTTAATGAGCGGGCCAACGGGTTATTTGTGTCCCGGATACAGGACCTGATCAGCAAAATTGAAATATTCGGGCTGCATTTTGCATCGCTGGATATAAGACAGGACAGCTCTATACATGAAAAAGTATTTTCACAGGTAGCAGCTTCACAGTCGGGCATATTGCCGGAGAATTACGATGACCTGGGAGAGAAGGAAAAGGTGAAATTACTGTTGAACCTTAAACCGCTTGGCGCTTCTTCCATATTCAAAGATGATGTTGTAAGAGATACGGTTGAAGTCGTAAACGCCATTTGTTCTATACAAAAGTCGAACGGGGAACAGGGCTGTAACCGATATATTATCAGCCATGCCACCAGTGTACTGAGCATTATAGAAGTAATTGGTTTGTTTAAACTGAACGGCATCAGCAGCCAGGAAATGAATGTGGATATTGTTCCGCTTTTTGAAACAATTGATGATCTGCAAAATGCGGGGGATATTATGAAAACCCTGTATTCCCTTCCGGAATATAAGGCACATCTGGGCCGCCGTGGCAAAACGCAAACCATCATGCTGGGCTTTTCTGATGGTACCAAAGATGGCGGCTACCTGATGGCCAACTGGTGCATTTACCGGGCAAAGGAAGAGCTGACGCGGATCACAAGGCAATACGGCTTTGATGTTATTTTCTTTGATGGAAGAGGGGGGCCTCCTTCCCGCGGTGGCGGAAAAACACATAAGTTCTATGCCTCTATGGGACGGAATATTTCTAACAAAGAAATTCAGCTGACCATACAGGGCCAAACCGTAAGCGCTAATTTCGGTATTATTGACTCTGCCCAGTTTAACATAGAGCAATTAATTAACGCTGGTGTGTCCAGCTCCCTTTTTTCGGATCGCTATCCGCCGTTAAACGGCAAGCAGGAGCAGTTATTGCAGGAGCTTTCTTCATACGGGTTTGATGCGTATATAAAACTGAAGAACCATCCGCAACTGGCCAATTATTTGTATGAAATAAGCCCCCTGCGTTTTTACAGCGAAACAAATATTGGCAGCCGGCCAGCCAAAAGGGGCAAACAGACTTCTATTTCACTGGGCGATTTACGTGCGATTCCGTTCTCGGGTGCGTGGAGCCAGCTGAAGCAAAATGTGCCCGGTTTCTTTGGTGTGGGCACTGCGTTAAAACAAATGGAATATATCGGGCGCTTTGATGAACTGAAGCAATTATATAACGACTCGCTGTACTTTAAAACCCTGCTGGATAATTGCGAAATGGCCATGAGCAAATCTTATTTCCCCATAACGGCTTACATCGCAAAGGATCAGCAATTTGGTGATATCTGGAAAATGATTTATGATGAATTTGTTTTAACCAAGCAATATATTTATAAACTAACGGGACATGATACATTAATGGCCTCTTATCCGGTAGATAAATTATCCATCCGCATGCGTGAGCGGATCGTGATGCCGCTGGTAACTATTCAACAATACGCCCTGGTGCAATTGCGTGAGGGTAATGACGATAAAGAAGAAAGCCTGCACGAAGTGCTTGGAAAACTGGTGATGCGCTGCTCCTTTGGAATTATTAATGCCGGAAGGAATTCAGCATAA
- a CDS encoding PstS family phosphate ABC transporter substrate-binding protein gives MKRLNVCTVMILLAIVIDAACSKEKPAKEHFIGIDGISFENYPKVDGSTSSYVLNMMVACKQLSVPYKWSGADTFIEWSIHPVYDKIPKERWPFFSEKIKSSKTHTAFLNLINGNADIIITSSTASPEEKAYAEAAGIILTETPIASDAFVFVLNKNNPVKSLTADQIRKIYTGEIINWSQIGGKNAAIKVFTRPRNSGSEEVFRSLVMDGMEPADFPESAIGGMAGVFTEVRNFENAICYTFNNYKNLQARVPDSEVPKIAIDNIFPSEKTIANGTYPFITKLYVIIRSDLDHNTMAYKLYEWLQSQHAKPTIAECGFLPD, from the coding sequence ATGAAACGATTGAATGTATGTACAGTAATGATTTTACTGGCCATAGTCATTGACGCAGCTTGCAGCAAAGAAAAACCTGCAAAAGAGCATTTTATTGGAATCGATGGTATTTCATTTGAAAATTATCCGAAAGTAGATGGATCTACGTCTTCCTATGTACTGAATATGATGGTGGCCTGCAAACAATTGAGCGTGCCTTATAAGTGGAGTGGAGCGGATACGTTTATAGAATGGAGCATACATCCTGTGTATGATAAAATACCAAAGGAGCGCTGGCCCTTTTTCAGTGAAAAAATAAAAAGTTCCAAAACCCACACCGCATTTCTGAACCTGATTAATGGTAATGCGGATATAATCATAACGAGCAGCACCGCTTCTCCGGAAGAGAAAGCTTACGCGGAAGCGGCCGGAATCATACTAACAGAAACTCCAATAGCTTCTGATGCTTTTGTATTTGTTTTGAACAAAAACAATCCCGTAAAATCGCTTACGGCAGATCAGATCCGGAAAATATATACCGGCGAAATAATTAACTGGTCTCAGATAGGTGGCAAAAATGCAGCGATAAAAGTATTTACCCGACCGCGCAATTCAGGTAGTGAAGAGGTGTTCAGAAGCCTTGTAATGGACGGCATGGAACCAGCCGATTTTCCGGAAAGCGCCATAGGAGGCATGGCGGGTGTTTTTACTGAAGTGCGTAATTTTGAGAATGCCATATGCTATACATTCAATAACTATAAAAATTTACAAGCGCGGGTGCCGGACAGTGAAGTACCCAAAATAGCCATTGACAATATTTTTCCCAGTGAAAAAACGATTGCAAACGGAACATATCCTTTTATAACTAAATTATATGTCATTATCCGTTCTGATTTAGATCACAACACAATGGCTTATAAATTATATGAATGGTTACAATCGCAACATGCAAAACCAACCATTGCAGAGTGCGGCTTTCTTCCGGATTAG
- the rpsD gene encoding 30S ribosomal protein S4, translating to MARYNGPKTKISRIFGEPILGNGKWLGKNSNPPGMHGEKRKRKTLGEYALQLREKQKAKYTYGVLEKQFRKTFEEANRRKGITGENLIKLLEARLDNTVFRMGIAPSRPAARQLVSHKHIEVNGEVVNIPSYQLKAGDIITLKESSKNRSSITSVIRPKNPKFGWIDFNETEMKGTFITYPERESVPENIKEQLIVELYSK from the coding sequence ATGGCACGTTACAATGGTCCTAAGACCAAAATCTCCCGTATTTTCGGGGAGCCTATTTTAGGTAATGGTAAATGGTTGGGTAAAAACAGTAACCCTCCCGGTATGCATGGTGAAAAGCGTAAGCGTAAAACCCTTGGTGAATATGCTTTACAGCTGCGCGAAAAACAAAAGGCAAAGTACACTTACGGTGTATTGGAAAAACAATTCCGCAAAACTTTTGAAGAAGCGAACCGCCGTAAAGGCATTACCGGTGAAAACCTTATAAAATTACTTGAAGCGCGTTTAGACAACACTGTATTCCGCATGGGCATTGCCCCCAGCCGTCCTGCTGCACGCCAGCTGGTGAGCCACAAACACATTGAGGTAAACGGCGAGGTGGTAAACATCCCTTCCTATCAGCTGAAAGCCGGTGATATCATCACCTTAAAGGAAAGCAGCAAGAACAGGTCTTCTATTACAAGCGTTATCCGTCCGAAAAATCCGAAATTCGGATGGATCGATTTCAACGAAACAGAAATGAAAGGTACTTTCATTACGTATCCCGAAAGGGAAAGTGTTCCTGAAAACATTAAGGAGCAATTGATTGTTGAATTGTACAGTAAGTAA
- the rplQ gene encoding 50S ribosomal protein L17, translating to MRHGDKIKNLSRTKAHRDALLRNLSCQLITHKRIVTTVAKAKALRVYIEPLITKSKENTTHQRRIVFSHLQDKEAIKELFGDIAAKVGGRPGGYTRIIKLGIRPGDAAEKAMIELVDYNEIYGKGGEEKAAGKRTRRRGGSGKKKTAEETTVTPEAVTAPAEAAEEAAPKAEEAPATDAKDENKEEA from the coding sequence ATGCGTCACGGAGACAAAATCAAAAACTTAAGCCGTACCAAAGCACACAGAGATGCTTTGTTACGCAATCTTTCCTGCCAGTTAATTACACACAAACGCATTGTAACTACTGTTGCAAAAGCAAAAGCGCTGAGAGTGTATATTGAACCCCTGATTACAAAAAGTAAAGAAAATACCACTCACCAGCGTCGTATCGTGTTCAGTCACTTACAGGATAAAGAAGCTATAAAAGAGCTTTTTGGTGATATTGCTGCAAAAGTAGGAGGGCGCCCCGGCGGTTATACCCGTATCATTAAACTGGGCATCCGTCCTGGTGATGCTGCTGAAAAAGCAATGATCGAGCTGGTAGACTACAACGAAATTTACGGTAAAGGTGGTGAAGAAAAAGCTGCCGGAAAACGTACCCGCCGTCGTGGTGGAAGCGGTAAGAAAAAGACTGCAGAAGAAACCACTGTAACGCCTGAAGCGGTAACAGCACCGGCTGAAGCCGCAGAGGAAGCAGCTCCAAAAGCTGAAGAGGCTCCTGCCACTGATGCAAAAGACGAAAACAAGGAAGAAGCGTAA
- the rpsK gene encoding 30S ribosomal protein S11, whose product MAKAQNSAKAAAKKRIVKVDAYGDAHISATFNNIIISLTNKTGQVISWSSAGKMGFRGSKKNTPYAAQMAAADAAKVALDAGLKRVDVFVKGPGAGREGAIRSLSQSGIEVVMIKDVTPLPHNGCRPPKKRRV is encoded by the coding sequence ATGGCAAAAGCACAAAACAGCGCAAAAGCCGCTGCAAAAAAAAGAATTGTGAAGGTGGACGCTTATGGCGACGCGCACATTTCTGCTACATTTAACAACATCATCATCAGTTTAACCAACAAAACCGGCCAGGTAATTTCCTGGAGCAGTGCCGGTAAAATGGGTTTCCGTGGTTCTAAAAAGAACACGCCCTATGCCGCTCAGATGGCTGCTGCCGATGCTGCCAAAGTAGCACTGGATGCCGGTTTAAAAAGGGTAGATGTTTTTGTAAAAGGGCCCGGTGCCGGCAGGGAAGGTGCGATCCGATCTCTTTCCCAGTCTGGTATTGAGGTAGTAATGATCAAAGATGTTACACCTTTGCCGCATAACGGCTGCCGTCCTCCAAAGAAGAGAAGAGTTTAA
- a CDS encoding DNA-directed RNA polymerase subunit alpha encodes MAILNFHQPDKIILQKASDFEAQFEFRPLEPGYGVTIGNALRRVLLNSLEGYAIVGIKIEGVDHEFATMKGISEDVVEIILNLKQVRFKKIVDHEVANEKIAISVKNQTEFTAGMIAEGTQSFQIMNPDLLICTMDSSSKLDIELTIGKGRGYVPAEDNKVKDAPVGYIAIDSIFTPIKNVKYSIENTRVEQRTDYEKLLMEVITDGTIHPEEAVKQASRILIQHLMIITDENITFDNKEEKKEDMVDEQTLQLRKVLKTPLEDLDLSVRAFNCLKAAKINSLSELVQYEQEDLMKFRNFGQKSLSEIEQVLIERGLSFGMDLQKLGIDKDDY; translated from the coding sequence ATGGCAATTTTAAATTTCCACCAGCCTGATAAAATAATTCTGCAAAAGGCGTCAGATTTTGAAGCTCAGTTCGAGTTTCGCCCATTAGAGCCTGGTTACGGGGTTACTATTGGTAATGCCCTGCGCCGTGTTTTATTGAACTCTTTAGAGGGATATGCTATTGTGGGCATTAAAATAGAAGGAGTTGATCACGAATTTGCTACCATGAAAGGGATCAGCGAAGACGTGGTTGAAATTATCCTGAACCTGAAACAGGTACGCTTCAAAAAGATCGTTGATCATGAAGTGGCCAATGAAAAAATAGCAATTTCCGTAAAGAACCAGACTGAATTTACCGCTGGTATGATCGCTGAAGGAACACAGTCTTTCCAGATCATGAACCCGGATCTGCTGATCTGCACTATGGATTCTTCTTCCAAGCTGGATATTGAATTAACCATTGGCAAAGGCCGTGGTTATGTTCCTGCGGAAGATAATAAGGTAAAAGATGCACCCGTTGGCTATATTGCCATCGACTCTATCTTTACTCCTATAAAAAATGTAAAATACAGCATTGAAAATACCCGTGTGGAACAACGTACCGACTATGAGAAACTGTTGATGGAAGTTATTACAGACGGTACCATTCATCCGGAAGAAGCGGTTAAGCAGGCCAGCCGTATCTTAATTCAGCACCTGATGATCATTACTGATGAAAACATCACTTTTGATAATAAGGAAGAGAAGAAGGAAGATATGGTAGACGAACAGACCCTGCAACTGCGTAAGGTATTAAAGACTCCGCTGGAAGATCTGGATCTTTCTGTTCGGGCCTTTAATTGCTTAAAGGCCGCCAAGATCAATTCATTGAGCGAGCTGGTGCAATACGAACAGGAAGACCTGATGAAGTTCCGGAACTTTGGCCAGAAATCGCTGTCTGAAATTGAACAGGTATTGATTGAAAGGGGCCTGAGCTTTGGAATGGATCTTCAGAAGCTGGGTATTGATAAAGATGATTATTAA
- the ykgO gene encoding type B 50S ribosomal protein L36: MRVRASIKKRSADCKIVRRKGKLYIINKKNPRFKQRQG, encoded by the coding sequence ATGAGAGTAAGAGCATCCATTAAAAAGCGTAGCGCCGACTGCAAAATAGTACGTCGCAAAGGGAAGCTTTATATAATTAATAAAAAGAATCCCCGCTTTAAACAAAGACAGGGATAG
- the rpsM gene encoding 30S ribosomal protein S13 has translation MARIAGVDLPKNKRGEIGLTYIYGIGPSTAKYILDKNNIDRNKKVNEWNDEDLNAIRSTITEELKVEGQLRSEVQMNIKRLLDIACYRGLRHRKGLPVRGQRTKTNSRTRKGKRKTVAGKKKAAKK, from the coding sequence ATGGCACGTATTGCCGGTGTAGATTTACCAAAGAACAAAAGGGGCGAAATAGGCCTTACCTATATTTATGGCATTGGCCCTTCTACAGCCAAATATATTCTGGACAAGAATAATATTGACCGTAACAAAAAAGTAAACGAGTGGAATGATGAAGACCTGAATGCGATCCGCTCTACTATTACTGAAGAACTGAAGGTGGAAGGTCAGCTGAGAAGCGAGGTGCAGATGAACATAAAGCGTTTACTGGACATCGCCTGTTACCGTGGGCTGCGTCACAGAAAAGGATTGCCTGTTCGTGGTCAGCGTACAAAAACAAACAGCCGTACACGTAAAGGTAAGCGTAAGACCGTTGCGGGGAAGAAAAAAGCAGCTAAGAAATAA
- a CDS encoding alpha-L-rhamnosidase, with protein sequence MNRIIYCLVWIFAAVPVIVKAQSPGRADDLQCEHLQNPLGIDNLQPRFSWVLLDDTRGARQTSYQVIVYKENGETIWDSGPIASGDHLVTYAGKALEPFTKYTWKVLLTDKDNHPYQPSATASFETGMLQKQNWKGSWISDGTDIHLKPAPYFRKSFMLGKAIKSARVYIAAAGLYELSINGKKIGDHQLDPMYTRFDRRNLYVTYDVTNELQSGNNAIGLLLGNGWYNHQSTAVWDFHKAPWRNRPAFCLDLRITYADGSIETITSDKSWKTALSPVIFNSIYTGEHYDARLEIPGWNRADFVDTTWKPVIIRSAPSGHIVAQTLYPIRAVEKIPAKAVKKFSDTNYVFDLGRNIAGISELTVSGKAGTIIRLIHAEKIHPSGHTDLSNIDVHYRPTDDSDPFQTDIFILKGAGTETFKPRFNYKGFQYVEVVSSAPVQLDKNSLTGYFMHSAVPEIGQLQTSDLLINKIWQATNNSYLSNLFGYPTDCPQREKNGWTGDAIIALQTGLYNFNGITVYEKWLADHRDEQQPNGVLPSIIPTGGWGYEWGNGPDWTSTIAVIPWTLYEFYGDLKPLKDNYENIRSYVSHINDLYPGGLTTWGLGDWVPVKSKSPVELTSSLYYYADATILAKAAKLLGKTEDENNYSALAEKIKNAINKKYLNTTTGIYGSGLQTELSTPVYWGVVPENIKARVVANLAEKVRKDGMQLDVGILGAKAVLNVLSENGYADLAYQLASRKTYPSWGWWMENGATTLYENWKVDAKNDASLNHIMFGDIGAWLYKALGGIFPDADLPGFKHILLKPNFVTGLSRFKASYYGPQGLIRSSWRQTGRSVHFEVVIPANSTATFYIPREWKLKEASKMPGAPNKDGSYELSSGTYSIQLQKL encoded by the coding sequence ATGAATCGAATCATTTATTGCCTGGTGTGGATCTTTGCCGCTGTTCCTGTTATTGTAAAGGCACAATCACCCGGGAGGGCAGATGATCTGCAATGTGAACATTTGCAAAATCCCCTGGGTATTGATAATCTCCAGCCACGTTTCAGCTGGGTGCTGCTTGATGATACCCGGGGTGCCCGGCAGACCAGTTACCAGGTAATCGTGTATAAGGAAAACGGCGAAACAATATGGGACTCCGGACCAATTGCATCAGGCGATCATCTTGTTACCTATGCAGGCAAAGCCCTGGAGCCGTTTACAAAATATACCTGGAAGGTACTGCTTACTGATAAAGATAATCATCCTTATCAGCCGTCAGCAACTGCTTCTTTTGAAACAGGCATGCTGCAAAAACAGAACTGGAAGGGCAGCTGGATCAGTGATGGTACAGACATTCACCTGAAGCCTGCCCCCTATTTCAGAAAATCATTTATGCTTGGCAAAGCCATAAAATCAGCAAGAGTATATATTGCAGCAGCGGGGTTATATGAGCTTTCCATTAATGGCAAAAAAATCGGCGATCATCAGCTGGATCCTATGTATACACGTTTTGACCGAAGAAATCTTTATGTAACCTATGATGTAACGAATGAGCTGCAATCCGGTAACAATGCAATAGGGCTTTTATTAGGGAATGGCTGGTACAATCATCAGTCTACCGCCGTATGGGATTTTCATAAAGCACCCTGGCGCAACCGGCCGGCTTTCTGTTTAGACCTCCGCATTACCTATGCTGATGGAAGCATTGAAACAATTACTTCTGATAAAAGCTGGAAAACAGCATTAAGTCCTGTTATATTCAACAGCATTTATACCGGTGAGCATTATGATGCGCGGCTGGAAATACCAGGATGGAACAGGGCTGATTTTGTGGACACTACCTGGAAGCCGGTCATTATAAGATCCGCTCCTTCCGGGCACATCGTGGCCCAGACCTTATACCCCATTCGTGCTGTAGAAAAAATTCCGGCAAAAGCAGTAAAAAAATTCAGCGATACCAATTATGTATTTGATCTGGGAAGGAACATTGCAGGCATCAGTGAGTTGACTGTTTCGGGGAAGGCTGGTACCATTATCCGGTTGATCCATGCGGAAAAGATCCATCCTTCCGGCCATACAGATCTTTCCAATATTGATGTGCATTATCGCCCTACAGATGACAGCGACCCTTTCCAGACAGATATTTTTATTCTTAAGGGCGCCGGTACCGAAACCTTTAAACCCCGTTTTAATTACAAAGGGTTTCAGTATGTAGAAGTAGTCAGCAGCGCTCCTGTTCAGCTGGACAAAAACAGCCTGACCGGCTATTTTATGCATAGTGCTGTTCCGGAAATCGGTCAGCTGCAAACCAGCGATCTGCTGATCAATAAAATATGGCAGGCAACTAACAATTCCTACTTATCCAATCTGTTTGGTTATCCGACAGATTGCCCGCAACGCGAAAAGAACGGCTGGACCGGCGATGCCATTATTGCGCTGCAAACAGGGCTTTATAATTTTAACGGCATTACCGTGTATGAAAAATGGCTGGCAGATCACCGGGATGAGCAGCAGCCTAACGGGGTGCTTCCCTCTATTATACCCACCGGCGGCTGGGGATATGAATGGGGGAACGGGCCCGACTGGACAAGCACCATCGCCGTTATTCCCTGGACATTATATGAATTTTACGGGGATCTGAAACCACTGAAAGACAACTATGAAAACATAAGGTCTTATGTAAGCCACATCAATGATCTTTATCCGGGGGGATTAACCACCTGGGGGCTTGGCGATTGGGTACCTGTGAAGTCCAAATCACCGGTTGAGTTAACCTCTTCCTTATATTATTATGCGGATGCAACTATACTTGCAAAAGCTGCAAAACTACTGGGCAAAACAGAAGATGAGAACAACTATTCAGCCCTGGCAGAAAAAATAAAAAATGCCATCAACAAAAAATATCTGAACACCACAACCGGCATTTATGGAAGCGGGCTGCAAACAGAGCTAAGCACCCCGGTATACTGGGGTGTGGTTCCGGAAAATATAAAAGCCAGGGTGGTGGCAAACCTTGCAGAGAAAGTGAGAAAGGACGGCATGCAGTTAGACGTAGGCATATTGGGCGCTAAAGCAGTACTGAATGTTTTAAGCGAAAATGGCTATGCAGACCTTGCCTACCAGCTGGCCTCAAGGAAAACATATCCCTCCTGGGGATGGTGGATGGAGAACGGAGCCACTACGCTTTATGAGAACTGGAAAGTAGACGCAAAGAATGATGCTTCCTTAAACCATATTATGTTTGGCGATATCGGTGCCTGGCTGTATAAGGCATTAGGTGGTATTTTCCCTGATGCTGACCTGCCCGGTTTTAAGCACATTCTGCTGAAACCCAATTTTGTTACAGGCCTTAGCCGGTTCAAAGCCTCTTACTACGGGCCACAGGGGCTCATCCGCTCTTCCTGGAGGCAAACAGGCCGTTCCGTGCATTTTGAAGTTGTGATCCCGGCCAACAGCACAGCAACATTTTATATTCCCCGGGAATGGAAACTGAAAGAAGCCTCAAAAATGCCGGGCGCACCTAATAAAGATGGCAGCTATGAGCTGTCATCCGGTACGTATTCCATACAACTACAAAAATTATAA
- a CDS encoding metallophosphoesterase family protein, whose translation MKRIGLLSDTHGFLDEAVSACFKDCDEIWHAGDFGSKELVEQLKSFKPLRGVYGNIDGQEIRLEFPEILVFQCENVKVLMKHIGGYPPKYNKDTRPLLIREKPQLFINGHSHILKIMYDNQLQCLHMNPGAAGKQGWHQIRTLIRFTIDGPDIRDCEVIELKGR comes from the coding sequence TTGAAACGGATCGGTTTACTATCAGATACGCATGGCTTTCTGGATGAAGCGGTCTCTGCCTGTTTTAAAGACTGCGATGAAATATGGCATGCCGGGGATTTTGGCAGTAAGGAGCTTGTGGAGCAATTGAAAAGTTTTAAGCCGCTGCGGGGCGTATATGGCAATATCGACGGACAGGAGATCCGCCTGGAATTCCCGGAGATCCTGGTATTTCAGTGTGAAAATGTAAAGGTACTGATGAAACATATTGGCGGTTATCCTCCTAAATACAATAAGGACACGCGGCCCCTGCTGATACGGGAAAAGCCACAGCTCTTTATCAACGGTCATTCGCATATTCTGAAAATTATGTATGATAACCAGCTGCAATGCCTGCATATGAACCCCGGGGCTGCCGGCAAACAGGGCTGGCATCAGATAAGAACGCTGATCCGTTTTACGATTGACGGACCGGATATCAGGGATTGTGAAGTTATTGAGCTGAAGGGCCGGTAA